A window of Lagenorhynchus albirostris chromosome 11, mLagAlb1.1, whole genome shotgun sequence contains these coding sequences:
- the LOC132528837 gene encoding RING finger protein 122-like, with translation MHPFQWCNGCFCGLGLVSTNKSCSMPPISFQDLPLNIYMVIFGTGIFVFMLSLIFCCYFISKLRNQAQSERYGYKEVVLKGDAKKLQLYGTCAVCLEDFKGKDELGVLSCQHACHRKCLVKWLEVRCVCPMCNKPIAGPSEATQSIGILLDELV, from the coding sequence ATGCACCCATTCCAGTGGTGTAACGGGTGTTTCTGCGGCCTGGGACTGGTGAGCACCAACAAGTCCTGCTCGATGCCACCCATCAGTTTCCAGGACCTTCCCCTCAACATCTACATGGTCATCTTCGGCACAGGCATCTTCGTCTTCATGCTCAGCCTCATCTTCTGCTGCTATTTCATCAGCAAACTCCGGAACCAGGCACAGAGCGAACGATACGGATATAAAGAGGTGGTGCTTAAAGGTGATGCCAAGAAGTTACAGTTATATGGGACCTGTGCAGTCTGTTTGGAAGACTTCAAGGGGAAGGACGAGCTGGGTGTGCTCTCATGCCAACACGCCTGTCACCGCAAGTGTCTGGTGAAGTGGCTGGAAGTACGCTGTGTCTGCCCCATGTGTAACAAGCCCATTGCTGGTCCCTCAGAGGCCACCCAGAGCATCGGGATCCTATTGGATGAGCTGGTGTGA